The Bacteroidota bacterium DNA segment TTTTAAATTACTTACCCAACATGCAAATACAAACGGTAAACCTGTATAGTGTTGCCATTCTCCGCTTAAATCATACGAAAAAGGATATTTATTCTCTATTTCAAGTGCTCTATCTCCAATAATTACAGCCGAAGTTGTATTACTTATCAAATTCTCGTAACCACTTTCGGCATTGACCCATTCAAACTTTTGATTCCAAAATTTTTGAGCAATTACTTTTATAAGATTAACAGAAGTACGCGATTGATAATCGAGATATATTTTCTTTATTTCTTCTCGTGGCACTTGGCTAAACAACTTAACTGACCGAACATCTCCAACAGCTCCAATACAAAAATCTGAGATTATAGTTGCTTGTTGCATTTGAGGAATTACTGCTACCGGAACCAAGCCAATATCCACTTTGTGCTGCAATACTTTTTGCGCGCAAACAGAAGGCACATCAAGAGATACGGTGCATTGATTATTTAAAAATTTATTTATGCCTTGTAAAAACGGTTTTGAGTTGAGGTACTCAACAATGGAAATGGTTACTTTTCGAGGAGTCATACAAGATACAATTTAATTGCCAAGCCAATCTATGCCTTTTTTAAGTAGTGCTTGGGTTTGCGCTTCCTTTGTATTGGGCAATGGAGTATAGTTATACTGCCATCCTGCCATTGGAGGCAAACTAAGCAGAATAGATTCTGTTCGTCCGTTCGACTCTACTCCAAACTTTGTTCCTTGATCAAACAACAAATTAAACTCTACGTACCTTCCTCTCCTTAGGTATTGCCAATCTTTCTCTTGACTAGCAAACTCTTTATGTCTATTTCTATTAACTAGCGTAGAATAAATGTCAACGAAACTATTTCCTACATGTTTAACAAAATTACAGGTATCGCTAGTTGACTTATTATCAAAGGTAGTTAGCCGATCAAAGAAAATTCCTCCAATTCCTCTTGTCTCGTTGCGATGTTTTAAGAAAAAATATTCGTCAGCCCAATTCTTAAACTTGGCATAACTTTGTGAATGGTAGTTATCGCAAACATTTTTTAAATAGGAGTGAAAAAAATGAGCATCTTCTTTGTTTATATAGTGCGGTGTAACATCTATTCCGCCTCCAAACCAATAGGTATTTTCGTCTAGTTCAAAATACCTTACATTCATGTGTATAATAGGAACCCAAGGATTGCTAGGATGCATTATAATAGACACTCCCGATGCATAAAAACTTTCGCTATCTACTTTTAAAAACTGTTTCATTTGTGCAGAAAGCGCACCGTGAACCGCAGAAAAATTAACTGCACCTTTTTCTATCGCTGCTCCATTTTGAATCACACGTGTAATTCCTCCGCCTCCTTCCTCTCTATTCCATGCATCTAATAAAAACTTTTGTTGTCCATCAAGCTGCTCTAATCCATTACAAATAGAGCTTTGCAAGCTTCTAAAATATTCTTCTATTTCAATTTTGAAGCTCATTTAGTTAACTCGCAGAATGGTATAATTGGATTGTTTCAAAATAAAAACAGCTTGGTTATCAACCCCACTCTCCTCTTGATGCTTATACATTTTATAGTTAGATTGCAATCCAGTATAGGTTGAATTTGCGATAAATGAGCTTATGTTCTTTCCGAAATTTGCTAACAGACCAAGATAATACATACCTATGTCATAACCTTGAAAAGCATATACTTCTGGAT contains these protein-coding regions:
- a CDS encoding menaquinone biosynthesis protein, whose translation is MTPRKVTISIVEYLNSKPFLQGINKFLNNQCTVSLDVPSVCAQKVLQHKVDIGLVPVAVIPQMQQATIISDFCIGAVGDVRSVKLFSQVPREEIKKIYLDYQSRTSVNLIKVIAQKFWNQKFEWVNAESGYENLISNTTSAVIIGDRALEIENKYPFSYDLSGEWQHYTGLPFVFACWVSNLKLDKSFLQEFNSALKWGIDNRLHVLNEKSMNYDSLSSYLQHAISFELDDSKKKGLELFWSYLKEMEKYNL
- the hemF gene encoding oxygen-dependent coproporphyrinogen oxidase; the protein is MSFKIEIEEYFRSLQSSICNGLEQLDGQQKFLLDAWNREEGGGGITRVIQNGAAIEKGAVNFSAVHGALSAQMKQFLKVDSESFYASGVSIIMHPSNPWVPIIHMNVRYFELDENTYWFGGGIDVTPHYINKEDAHFFHSYLKNVCDNYHSQSYAKFKNWADEYFFLKHRNETRGIGGIFFDRLTTFDNKSTSDTCNFVKHVGNSFVDIYSTLVNRNRHKEFASQEKDWQYLRRGRYVEFNLLFDQGTKFGVESNGRTESILLSLPPMAGWQYNYTPLPNTKEAQTQALLKKGIDWLGN